The Terriglobus tenax genome contains a region encoding:
- a CDS encoding alpha-amylase family glycosyl hydrolase, whose amino-acid sequence MNRKIRALAAGIVWCAAAACAQTSAPKIEKIDPPNWWANMPKAMLLVKGEHLDGAAFSTSDARLRVDHVKTSANGHWAELWLTASPQKPEEITLSVSNRAGKATARYPFLKRRETNDGFAGFSSKDVMYLIMADRFANGDPKNDDPGGRDKIRGWHGGDLRGVMQHLDYLQELGITTVWLTPVYQNREEDSYHGYGATDLYAVDEHYGAMDDLKALSAALHQRGMKLVLDTVPNHVGPRHPWVDDEPEPDWFHGTKAKHRVAQGDFKPLTDPHAPWRDRKDVTEGWFADILPDMNQQNLAAAQYLTQNAVWWTETTGADGLRIDTFPYVDRAFWTGFHAQLHTLYPRLTTVGEVFNPDATIVSSFAGGITRNGVDTGLDTPFDFPSYFALRDVFLKGEPMTKLAETLRFDALYPHPDRLVPFLGNHDTTRFLGEKGASLQRMKLAFAMLMTMRGMPQIYSGDEIAMTGGEDPDNRRDFPGGFAGDLHSAFTPTGRTQEQEEMHAWVKQLAALRRGHTELQEGEEQILFAGKDTLVFVRGQHGSAGRRIVVAINRAASNQDLHIPVGDTAIAQAASVESLMGNAPATLTGGMLDLSIPAESAVVLQVQ is encoded by the coding sequence GTGAACAGGAAGATTCGGGCTTTGGCGGCAGGCATCGTATGGTGTGCCGCCGCCGCCTGCGCGCAGACCAGCGCGCCGAAGATTGAAAAGATCGACCCACCCAACTGGTGGGCCAACATGCCGAAGGCGATGCTCCTGGTAAAAGGAGAACACCTGGACGGAGCTGCGTTCTCGACCAGCGATGCACGCCTGCGCGTCGACCATGTCAAGACATCCGCCAACGGGCACTGGGCAGAGCTATGGCTTACTGCTTCACCGCAGAAGCCGGAAGAGATCACCCTCTCCGTCAGCAACCGTGCGGGCAAAGCAACTGCGCGGTATCCCTTCCTGAAGCGCCGCGAGACAAACGATGGATTTGCGGGATTCTCCTCGAAGGATGTGATGTACCTGATCATGGCGGATCGTTTCGCGAATGGCGATCCGAAGAACGATGACCCTGGCGGTCGCGACAAGATTCGCGGCTGGCATGGCGGCGATCTGCGCGGCGTGATGCAGCACCTGGATTATCTGCAGGAGCTTGGCATCACGACCGTGTGGCTGACGCCGGTGTACCAGAATCGTGAAGAGGACAGCTACCACGGCTACGGCGCGACCGATCTCTACGCCGTCGATGAACACTATGGCGCCATGGATGACTTGAAAGCGCTGAGTGCGGCACTGCACCAGCGCGGTATGAAACTGGTGCTGGACACGGTGCCCAACCATGTAGGCCCAAGGCATCCGTGGGTTGACGATGAGCCCGAGCCGGACTGGTTCCACGGAACCAAGGCAAAGCATCGCGTGGCGCAGGGCGACTTCAAACCGCTGACCGATCCGCATGCTCCATGGCGCGACCGGAAGGATGTAACCGAAGGCTGGTTCGCGGACATCCTGCCGGACATGAACCAGCAGAACCTTGCCGCAGCTCAGTACCTGACACAGAATGCCGTGTGGTGGACCGAGACGACAGGCGCCGATGGCCTGCGCATCGATACCTTTCCTTATGTGGACCGCGCGTTCTGGACAGGCTTTCATGCGCAGCTGCACACGCTGTATCCCAGGCTCACTACTGTGGGTGAGGTCTTCAATCCCGATGCCACCATCGTCTCTTCCTTTGCAGGCGGCATCACACGCAATGGCGTGGATACAGGCCTCGACACGCCTTTCGACTTTCCCAGCTACTTTGCGCTGCGGGATGTCTTCCTCAAGGGCGAGCCGATGACAAAACTGGCAGAGACCTTGCGCTTCGATGCGCTCTATCCGCATCCGGATCGTCTCGTCCCGTTTCTGGGCAATCACGACACGACGCGCTTTCTAGGCGAGAAAGGTGCGAGCCTGCAACGCATGAAGCTGGCCTTCGCCATGCTGATGACCATGCGCGGCATGCCGCAGATCTACTCTGGCGATGAGATCGCCATGACCGGCGGTGAAGACCCCGATAACCGCAGAGATTTTCCTGGAGGCTTTGCCGGCGACCTGCATAGCGCATTTACTCCCACCGGGAGGACGCAGGAGCAGGAAGAGATGCATGCGTGGGTCAAACAGCTTGCGGCGCTGCGCCGCGGTCACACCGAACTCCAGGAGGGCGAGGAACAGATTCTGTTCGCCGGCAAAGATACGCTTGTCTTTGTGCGCGGGCAGCATGGAAGCGCGGGCCGCAGAATCGTCGTTGCCATCAACCGCGCGGCGAGCAATCAGGATCTGCATATCCCGGTCGGCGATACAGCGATTGCTCAAGCGGCCTCTGTCGAGTCGCTGATGGGAAACGCCCCCGCCACGTTGACCGGAGGGATGCTTGATCTAAGTATCCCGGCTGAGTCTGCCGTGGTTCTGCAAGTGCAATAA
- a CDS encoding glycoside hydrolase family 2 protein, producing the protein MNGWSRKSFCFAALAVVASLLMSSALAAQTPLRTLIVGVDHRKAVSLNGPWHYLVEQPPSRELYDGEGRIRDNGYALNTHPNISSGPHNSEYDFSTAPVMNIPGDWNTQDPTLFRFEGVVWFQRDFSFQPAPGTRTFFHVGAANYRSVVWINGKRLCNHEGGFTPFDCDATALLAPGNNFVVVAVDSTRHQDDIPSVSYDWFNYGGITRDVSLVTVPSSFIDDYDVHLKHASSFSAADTPVLAGYVHMEGAGAGKQVTIRIPEARVSAEAVTDADGKASFEVRAAGLQLWSPQSPKLYNVEFRSGNDAITDAIGFRDIRVDGTRILLNGKSIALLGANMHAEAPVRGGRANTEEDVKNIFGMLHQIHANFVRLAHYPHDERMLRMADHEGILVWSEIPLWQRISFSKPEVYDKAVVMLHEMIRRDRNKAAIIFWSVSNETPNNADRTHFLTNLANEARHEDPTRLITSALIGPKVSEDRVVQEDPLMPALDVVGQNQYIGWYEGTAEEADRKTWVLPQKPFIMSEFGAEAKFGNHGGIHDRWTEEQQVNVLRHQFDMIRKIPQMRGVTPWVLMDFRSSTRNIPRLQDGYNRKGLFSEKMEPKQSVPLVKHAYTEDPPVKPE; encoded by the coding sequence ATGAACGGCTGGTCCCGCAAGAGCTTCTGTTTCGCAGCATTGGCCGTTGTGGCCAGCCTTCTCATGAGCAGCGCTCTTGCGGCGCAGACGCCGCTGCGCACGCTGATTGTTGGCGTGGACCATCGCAAGGCTGTTTCCCTGAACGGCCCATGGCACTACCTGGTGGAGCAGCCGCCATCGCGGGAACTCTACGACGGAGAGGGCAGGATTCGTGACAATGGCTATGCGTTGAATACGCATCCAAACATCAGCTCAGGGCCCCATAACTCGGAGTATGACTTCAGCACGGCGCCCGTGATGAACATTCCGGGTGACTGGAACACACAGGACCCGACCCTGTTTCGTTTTGAGGGCGTGGTGTGGTTCCAACGAGATTTTTCCTTTCAGCCCGCGCCCGGTACGCGCACTTTTTTCCATGTCGGAGCAGCAAACTACCGTTCCGTGGTCTGGATCAACGGCAAGCGTCTGTGCAACCACGAAGGCGGCTTTACCCCATTTGATTGCGACGCGACCGCTTTGCTGGCACCGGGGAACAACTTTGTTGTTGTGGCCGTGGACTCAACGCGGCATCAGGACGACATCCCGAGCGTCAGCTACGACTGGTTCAACTATGGCGGCATTACGCGTGATGTTTCGCTGGTCACGGTGCCGTCGTCCTTCATCGACGATTATGACGTTCACCTGAAGCATGCATCGAGCTTCTCCGCAGCCGATACCCCTGTTCTGGCCGGTTATGTTCACATGGAAGGCGCAGGTGCCGGAAAGCAGGTGACGATCCGTATTCCCGAAGCTCGGGTATCAGCCGAGGCAGTGACAGACGCCGACGGCAAAGCCTCGTTCGAGGTGCGAGCCGCCGGTCTTCAGCTCTGGAGCCCGCAATCTCCCAAGCTCTACAATGTTGAGTTCCGCTCAGGCAACGATGCCATTACGGATGCAATTGGCTTCCGTGATATTCGCGTAGACGGTACGCGCATTTTGCTGAATGGGAAATCGATCGCTTTGCTTGGCGCGAATATGCACGCGGAAGCGCCGGTGCGCGGAGGGCGCGCGAACACGGAGGAAGATGTCAAAAACATCTTCGGCATGCTGCATCAAATCCATGCAAACTTTGTACGGCTTGCCCACTACCCGCATGATGAGCGGATGCTGCGTATGGCGGACCATGAGGGCATCCTGGTCTGGTCAGAGATTCCACTGTGGCAACGAATCTCATTCAGCAAGCCGGAGGTCTATGACAAGGCCGTCGTCATGCTGCATGAGATGATTCGCCGCGACCGGAACAAGGCCGCCATCATCTTCTGGTCTGTCTCCAATGAGACGCCGAACAATGCCGACCGCACGCACTTTTTGACCAACCTTGCCAATGAAGCGCGGCACGAGGATCCCACGCGGCTAATTACTTCTGCCCTGATCGGACCGAAGGTGAGTGAAGATCGTGTCGTGCAGGAAGACCCCCTGATGCCCGCCCTGGATGTTGTGGGGCAGAACCAGTACATCGGGTGGTATGAAGGAACGGCAGAGGAGGCAGACCGCAAGACATGGGTCCTTCCGCAGAAGCCGTTCATCATGTCGGAGTTTGGCGCGGAGGCAAAGTTCGGAAATCATGGCGGCATCCATGACCGGTGGACGGAAGAGCAGCAGGTGAACGTGCTGCGTCACCAGTTCGACATGATCCGTAAGATTCCGCAGATGCGCGGCGTTACGCCGTGGGTGCTGATGGACTTCCGCTCGTCGACGCGCAATATCCCCCGCCTGCAGGATGGTTACAACCGGAAGGGGCTTTTCTCGGAAAAGATGGAGCCAAAGCAGAGCGTCCCGCTGGTGAAGCATGCTTACACGGAGGATCCCCCGGTAAAACCCGAGTAG
- a CDS encoding TonB-dependent receptor — protein sequence MTSTHSPAVIRMGIPGWLAMVLCLALLFPGSLLAQSDTGRVTGTVTDATGAVIPGATVTLANTDTGASQTATTNGEGFYNFSAVVRGNYKVEATMAGFAKNSQTLVLQVSQVATADFHLPPGEQSTTIDVTSAAPVVNLSTSSTGAVIEGRQVTELPINGRNFTQLATLVPGVTRGAFSSDASGRNGNSESFRYSDSGGAAISANGMRQQANNFLLDGTDNNESLVNGIVFFTPPEAIQEFRVDTSVAPAEFGRAGGAIINTSVKSGTNAIHGSVFGYYRAAAFDANPNYFNPTAAKPSFQRKQLGFAAGGPIWKDKIFLFGDYQALRLKQPQDVGFHTVPTARMRTGDFGELLGQDVTTVPDASLTGCATVKVVGAIYDPTTCLPFANNVIPAARRTGAAINYLNAYPLPSRGGLINNYYVVRNQIRNFNDFDARLDFHISQKDSVFVRYSYGQDNFDVNSEFTNLPAGFASGANVSHPRGAAGGYTRIFTPNLVNEFRFAYVRPQFGYIPPMFGTPVSQNLGIVNANRNALLGGGALIGGSNTQIEYTGDGGPYNVPEKTFQYADALSWTHGNHAFKFGANVIRREVDFFQGNNAKGYFIIGGVNYPGTGRFTGYETSELVAGFTDYRIGSASTYFKTFSWETGYFAQDDWKISRRLTLNLGLRYDLYTYPYEQNNNQSNYDVAAGILRVAGTNGNSRSLIDTDKNNFAPRIGFAYDVFGNGRTSLRGGYGIFYFVDRGGVGNQLSNNPGYNGYSEYRASDGYRITFMGQGPLNNNNSTAATNALPLPQFGPGSVNLNNPTNVGLIAQPKNSQNSAAQSWNLQLQQQLGHATSVNVAYVGTKSDHLMTWFNLNSPVIGGNGTAGLYPTRGTITYGLAGGSANYNGLQVFVNRQLSAGLLATVAYTWSHTLDNSNGAFNSGTSSAGARVFINSGGPNLLANYGSSDQDQRHVFTASALYQLPFGRGRTFGRNMNRALDEVIGGWQTNTILSFASGTPIDLDLTSGKIDMRPDLVSFQKVGRKLITGSVNTGNQTYFNAVVTAPPVNASGMYTRIGTLSRNKFTGPGYNKVDFSVFKNFSITDRVKAEFRAQAYNVFNHPQFNNPQTNAANADFGTINGIRQYSERQIEFAGHINF from the coding sequence ATGACATCGACACATAGCCCTGCGGTTATAAGAATGGGCATCCCCGGATGGCTCGCCATGGTTCTATGCCTGGCGCTGCTTTTCCCCGGCTCGCTGCTGGCACAGTCCGACACCGGGCGTGTAACCGGAACCGTAACCGACGCAACCGGCGCGGTGATTCCCGGTGCGACGGTTACCCTGGCGAACACAGACACCGGCGCAAGCCAAACGGCGACCACCAACGGCGAAGGCTTCTATAACTTCTCAGCCGTGGTTCGCGGAAACTACAAGGTTGAGGCCACGATGGCCGGCTTCGCCAAGAACTCCCAGACGCTGGTGTTGCAGGTTTCTCAGGTAGCCACGGCAGACTTCCATCTTCCTCCCGGGGAACAGAGCACGACGATTGACGTAACGTCCGCGGCCCCGGTAGTCAATCTCTCTACCTCCTCCACGGGAGCGGTGATCGAAGGCCGCCAGGTGACGGAGCTGCCGATCAATGGCCGCAACTTCACACAGCTGGCCACACTGGTTCCCGGAGTGACGCGCGGTGCCTTCTCCAGCGATGCCTCCGGCCGCAACGGCAACTCGGAAAGCTTTCGTTACAGCGATAGCGGCGGCGCGGCAATCTCCGCCAACGGCATGCGGCAGCAGGCCAACAACTTCCTTCTGGATGGCACCGATAACAACGAGTCCCTGGTGAATGGCATTGTCTTCTTCACCCCGCCCGAGGCCATCCAGGAGTTTCGCGTGGATACCTCCGTGGCTCCCGCGGAGTTTGGCCGGGCCGGTGGCGCCATCATTAATACCTCGGTCAAGTCCGGCACAAACGCCATTCACGGATCGGTCTTTGGCTACTACCGCGCTGCGGCGTTTGATGCCAACCCGAACTACTTCAACCCGACAGCAGCCAAGCCTTCGTTCCAGCGCAAGCAGCTCGGCTTTGCCGCCGGCGGACCGATCTGGAAGGACAAGATCTTCCTGTTTGGCGACTACCAGGCGCTGCGCCTGAAGCAACCACAGGACGTGGGCTTCCATACGGTTCCGACCGCACGCATGCGTACCGGCGACTTTGGTGAACTGCTGGGCCAGGATGTCACCACGGTTCCCGATGCCTCGCTGACCGGCTGCGCGACGGTAAAGGTTGTTGGTGCAATCTACGACCCGACGACCTGCCTCCCCTTCGCCAACAATGTGATTCCGGCGGCGCGTCGTACGGGAGCTGCCATCAACTATCTGAATGCCTACCCCCTGCCCTCGCGGGGAGGCCTGATCAACAACTACTACGTGGTGCGCAACCAGATCCGGAACTTCAACGACTTTGATGCCCGCCTCGACTTCCATATCTCGCAGAAGGACTCGGTCTTTGTCCGCTACAGCTATGGCCAGGACAACTTCGACGTCAACAGCGAGTTTACGAATCTGCCCGCCGGTTTCGCTTCGGGCGCGAACGTCAGCCATCCGCGCGGAGCGGCCGGTGGTTATACCCGCATCTTCACTCCGAACCTGGTCAACGAGTTCCGCTTCGCGTACGTGCGGCCGCAGTTCGGCTACATTCCACCGATGTTTGGAACACCGGTGTCACAGAACCTTGGCATTGTGAATGCCAACCGCAATGCCCTGCTGGGAGGCGGAGCTTTGATCGGCGGCAGCAATACGCAGATTGAATATACTGGTGACGGCGGCCCCTACAACGTGCCGGAGAAGACATTCCAGTACGCCGATGCGCTGAGCTGGACGCATGGCAACCATGCCTTCAAGTTCGGCGCCAATGTCATTCGCCGCGAGGTGGACTTCTTCCAGGGCAACAATGCCAAGGGATACTTCATCATTGGCGGCGTGAACTATCCGGGAACAGGCCGCTTCACCGGCTATGAGACCAGCGAACTGGTGGCTGGCTTTACGGACTACCGCATCGGCTCTGCCAGCACATACTTCAAGACCTTCAGCTGGGAGACAGGCTACTTTGCCCAGGACGACTGGAAGATCAGCCGTCGCCTTACGCTGAACCTTGGCCTGCGCTATGACCTGTACACCTACCCCTACGAGCAGAACAACAACCAGTCGAACTACGACGTTGCCGCAGGTATTCTGCGTGTGGCCGGAACCAACGGCAACTCGCGCAGCCTGATTGATACGGATAAGAATAACTTCGCTCCGCGCATCGGCTTTGCGTATGACGTCTTCGGCAATGGACGCACCTCACTGCGCGGCGGCTATGGCATCTTCTACTTCGTCGACCGCGGCGGTGTAGGCAACCAGCTCAGCAACAACCCCGGTTACAACGGATATAGCGAGTACCGCGCCTCGGACGGCTACCGCATTACCTTCATGGGGCAGGGGCCGCTGAATAACAACAACAGCACGGCTGCAACCAACGCGCTGCCACTACCGCAGTTCGGACCGGGCTCAGTGAATCTGAATAACCCGACGAATGTTGGGCTGATTGCCCAGCCGAAGAACAGCCAGAACAGCGCCGCTCAGAGCTGGAACCTGCAACTGCAACAGCAGCTTGGCCACGCAACCAGCGTCAACGTCGCCTATGTCGGCACCAAGAGCGACCACCTGATGACATGGTTCAACCTGAACTCGCCTGTCATTGGCGGCAACGGGACCGCGGGGCTGTATCCGACCCGTGGAACCATTACCTATGGACTGGCAGGCGGTTCCGCAAACTATAACGGACTGCAGGTCTTTGTGAACCGCCAGCTATCTGCCGGGCTTCTGGCAACGGTAGCCTACACGTGGTCGCATACGCTGGATAACTCGAACGGCGCCTTCAACAGTGGCACGTCAAGCGCCGGCGCACGCGTCTTCATTAACTCCGGCGGACCGAACCTGCTTGCGAACTACGGCAGCAGCGACCAGGACCAGCGGCATGTTTTCACCGCCAGTGCGCTGTATCAGCTTCCGTTCGGACGCGGCCGCACCTTTGGCCGCAATATGAACCGCGCCCTGGATGAGGTGATTGGCGGATGGCAGACCAACACCATCCTGTCCTTCGCCAGCGGCACGCCCATCGATCTTGACCTGACCAGCGGCAAGATCGATATGCGTCCCGACCTGGTTTCCTTCCAGAAGGTCGGTCGCAAGCTGATTACCGGCAGCGTCAACACCGGCAATCAGACATACTTCAACGCGGTTGTGACGGCTCCTCCGGTGAATGCCTCCGGCATGTATACCCGCATCGGCACGCTGAGCCGCAATAAGTTCACCGGCCCGGGCTACAACAAGGTGGACTTCTCCGTGTTCAAAAACTTCTCCATCACGGACCGCGTGAAGGCAGAGTTCCGCGCGCAGGCCTACAACGTCTTCAACCACCCGCAGTTCAACAACCCGCAGACGAACGCTGCCAATGCCGACTTTGGGACCATCAACGGCATCCGTCAGTACTCTGAGCGCCAGATTGAGTTTGCTGGACACATCAACTTCTAA
- a CDS encoding TonB-dependent receptor, producing MRKIFLNLVAGFLLPLCLVHCETAMAQSSFGQITGTITDVTGADLPGATIKVTEQNTGAVRTVQSDAAGGYILTNLPIGTYTLAISHEGFKTSQQSGVTIVADAKLTSNFSLSLGGTTEVIEVQGGAVEALNTTSGELARVIDSKQVENLALNGRNYTQLLTLIPGAVVTNPDIFSVTTSLASNNQTINGNRSDSNNLTVDGAYNQVAGSNGSLMNNVGADFIGEVKINTSNSSAEYGRTQGPTFNIVTKSGTNAFHGGAFEFLRNNYLDATNYIARKKTQLIYNDFGFFIGGPIIRNKLFFFVGEEWKRLRQQAVASNFTVPSTAMLNGDFSALCSSAGGSFNGAGVCSAPTNSYGQLYYPGTANPVPYNNVASLMTPDGKSIAGIYKAIIAGGLSYRDAFVANNLTLAPSNPLNFHQDLVRFDFVINQSHSLFGRWIHDQNTLIDPFGTFSNSGILNTTPTTRNRPGQSYLLSETWTIRPNLINQAQVNTSWAAQRIPPYGNLWKRETYGFQYQKLYTNVGPYPNGIPIINISNFAGFQGPNFALLSPSTDIQVADSITYIKSNHNMKFGVAYIRDRVDQNGRSNYTGTVGFNQNGTATAASSNCRQTNANTTCYSMADAFLGNFQNYSEASADPVGHFRFNQIEWFAQDQWKVTRRLSLEYGVRFQWLQPFYAQGNNMTNFDASVYNPANAVTVSSSGTITNPGVGNPYNGLVRVGSGVPADQQKRVPNVNTALFSQIPAGAPRGFYSMKGAVGPRFGFAYAADDKTSIRGGVGLFFYRAQGNLVFSQLNLPPFLQNTQFANGNLATLGSLSASNTGLQASISAVDPRNKNPYTWQYSLGVQRQLPWQILVEANYVGSVSRHQLRQPNVNIPDVASTFANQNPTSGPTPQSIASLNPYKGFNAINSNRFDSNYNYNALQLFASKRKGIVTTTLSYTYSKALGDSAGNNITLENWQNQAYNYGPLSNDRRHAFVASFVLQAPELKGHSFLVQEAAGGWQLSGVARLQSGAYYTVQQTSTIQLGTVRADYVPGVQVYNNHAGICGYLNNGTGGTCNASSKAYIQTAKTQANHYGNAPVGGVVGPGLAQMDATLSKYFPITERVRIKAQVDMFNVLNRTNFNGLNLNASNSNFGTISSAFPPRQMQLGARILF from the coding sequence ATGCGAAAGATTTTTCTCAACCTGGTTGCAGGTTTCCTGCTGCCGCTATGCCTTGTGCACTGCGAAACCGCGATGGCGCAGAGCAGCTTCGGGCAAATTACGGGAACCATCACAGACGTAACGGGAGCTGACCTTCCCGGCGCAACCATCAAAGTTACGGAACAGAACACCGGTGCGGTCCGCACGGTGCAAAGCGATGCGGCGGGTGGCTACATTCTGACCAACCTTCCGATCGGAACCTACACCCTGGCCATTTCGCACGAGGGGTTCAAGACGAGCCAGCAAAGCGGTGTCACCATTGTGGCGGACGCGAAGCTGACGTCGAACTTCAGCCTTTCGCTTGGCGGGACAACGGAAGTGATTGAGGTGCAGGGAGGCGCGGTTGAAGCGCTGAACACAACCTCCGGAGAACTGGCGCGCGTCATCGACTCCAAGCAGGTGGAGAACCTCGCTCTGAACGGCCGCAACTACACGCAGCTACTCACGCTTATCCCCGGAGCGGTGGTCACCAATCCTGACATCTTCTCTGTCACAACCTCGCTGGCCTCCAACAACCAGACCATCAACGGCAATCGTTCCGATTCCAACAACCTGACCGTTGACGGCGCCTATAACCAGGTGGCCGGCTCCAACGGATCGCTGATGAACAACGTCGGTGCCGATTTTATCGGCGAAGTGAAGATCAACACTTCGAACTCCTCGGCCGAGTATGGACGTACCCAGGGGCCAACCTTCAACATCGTTACGAAGAGCGGAACGAATGCCTTCCACGGAGGAGCGTTCGAGTTCCTGCGGAACAACTACCTGGATGCCACCAACTACATCGCACGCAAGAAGACCCAGCTCATCTACAACGACTTTGGCTTCTTCATTGGCGGCCCCATTATTCGCAACAAGCTCTTTTTCTTTGTCGGCGAGGAGTGGAAGAGACTTCGCCAGCAAGCCGTTGCAAGTAACTTCACGGTACCCAGCACGGCCATGCTGAATGGTGATTTCTCCGCGCTCTGCTCCTCCGCGGGCGGGTCCTTCAATGGAGCCGGTGTCTGCTCGGCGCCCACCAATTCGTATGGGCAGCTGTATTACCCGGGAACGGCGAATCCGGTTCCGTATAACAACGTGGCCAGCCTGATGACACCCGATGGCAAGTCGATTGCCGGAATTTACAAGGCGATCATTGCCGGTGGACTGAGCTATCGGGATGCGTTCGTTGCCAACAACCTGACGCTGGCGCCTTCGAACCCGCTGAACTTCCACCAGGACCTGGTCCGTTTCGACTTCGTCATCAACCAGAGCCACTCGCTGTTTGGGCGCTGGATTCATGACCAGAACACGCTGATCGATCCTTTCGGCACGTTCTCTAACAGCGGCATTCTGAATACAACACCGACCACCCGCAACCGTCCTGGACAGAGCTATCTGTTGAGCGAGACCTGGACGATCCGTCCGAACCTGATCAACCAGGCACAGGTCAACACAAGCTGGGCAGCCCAGCGTATCCCCCCGTATGGCAATCTCTGGAAGAGGGAAACCTACGGCTTCCAGTATCAGAAGCTCTATACGAATGTCGGACCGTATCCGAACGGCATTCCCATCATCAATATCTCGAACTTTGCCGGATTCCAGGGACCGAACTTTGCTCTTCTGTCGCCATCCACGGACATTCAGGTGGCGGATAGCATCACCTACATCAAGAGCAATCACAACATGAAGTTTGGTGTGGCGTATATTCGTGATCGCGTCGATCAGAATGGCCGTTCCAACTATACGGGCACGGTTGGCTTCAACCAGAACGGCACGGCGACAGCAGCTTCCTCAAACTGCCGGCAGACCAACGCCAACACGACCTGCTATTCCATGGCCGATGCATTCCTTGGAAACTTTCAAAACTACTCGGAAGCCAGTGCTGACCCGGTCGGTCATTTCCGCTTCAACCAGATCGAGTGGTTTGCGCAGGACCAGTGGAAGGTCACCCGTCGGCTGAGCCTGGAGTATGGCGTGCGCTTCCAATGGCTGCAGCCCTTCTACGCGCAGGGCAATAACATGACCAACTTTGATGCGTCGGTCTATAACCCCGCCAATGCAGTCACCGTTTCCTCCAGTGGCACAATCACCAACCCCGGTGTGGGCAATCCTTACAACGGCCTGGTCCGTGTTGGCAGCGGAGTGCCCGCAGACCAGCAGAAGCGCGTGCCCAATGTGAATACCGCCCTGTTCTCGCAGATTCCTGCGGGTGCGCCGCGCGGCTTCTACAGCATGAAGGGAGCGGTCGGTCCACGCTTTGGATTCGCCTATGCCGCCGATGACAAGACGTCGATTCGCGGCGGTGTTGGTCTCTTCTTTTACCGTGCGCAGGGCAACCTGGTCTTCAGCCAGCTCAATCTGCCACCCTTCCTGCAGAACACGCAGTTCGCCAACGGCAACCTTGCAACGCTGGGTTCGCTCTCGGCAAGCAATACCGGACTGCAGGCGTCCATCAGCGCGGTAGATCCGCGCAACAAGAATCCCTACACATGGCAGTACAGTCTTGGAGTGCAGCGGCAGTTGCCGTGGCAGATCCTGGTGGAAGCGAACTATGTAGGCAGTGTTTCGCGGCATCAGCTTCGCCAGCCAAACGTCAACATTCCGGACGTTGCCAGCACTTTCGCCAACCAGAACCCAACCTCCGGGCCAACGCCGCAGTCGATCGCATCACTCAATCCCTATAAGGGATTCAATGCGATCAACTCGAACCGCTTCGACTCCAACTACAACTACAACGCGCTGCAGTTGTTTGCCTCCAAGCGGAAGGGAATTGTGACAACAACTCTCTCCTATACGTATTCGAAGGCGCTTGGCGACTCAGCCGGAAACAACATCACGCTGGAAAACTGGCAGAACCAGGCCTATAACTACGGCCCTCTGTCGAACGACCGGCGTCATGCCTTTGTCGCCAGCTTCGTCCTGCAGGCTCCTGAACTGAAAGGGCACTCCTTCCTGGTGCAGGAAGCGGCAGGCGGATGGCAGCTCAGCGGTGTAGCGCGCCTGCAAAGCGGAGCGTATTACACGGTGCAGCAGACCTCAACCATTCAGCTCGGTACGGTTCGCGCCGATTATGTACCGGGAGTCCAGGTTTACAACAATCATGCCGGCATCTGCGGCTATCTGAACAACGGCACGGGAGGAACCTGCAATGCCTCCTCCAAGGCCTACATTCAGACGGCGAAGACGCAGGCCAATCACTATGGAAATGCTCCGGTGGGCGGTGTCGTGGGACCAGGACTTGCACAAATGGATGCCACGCTCTCGAAGTACTTCCCCATTACGGAGCGCGTGCGTATCAAGGCTCAGGTGGATATGTTCAATGTCCTGAACCGGACGAACTTCAACGGCCTGAACCTGAATGCAAGCAACAGCAACTTCGGCACCATCTCATCCGCGTTCCCTCCGCGGCAGATGCAGCTGGGCGCCCGAATCCTCTTCTAG